Proteins encoded within one genomic window of Citrobacter amalonaticus Y19:
- a CDS encoding DsbA family protein — protein MATPFKRITIISYSLFLVVISSLITVLCYHIFVFNTFATDDSQTQAFREVSAAQIANSPIKDAHSIIEVMSYGCHYCAANEENLAEFTRTLPPGSSFTSIHITSENSGLAAYAPIFATLEEMGIEKNVRDSAYNAVITRNVDLADEKALNAWLEKNNIDTAKFNTLRQSDAVKNRLSTMAAITAHYDINATPMFIINKRYVVAQDSEFPQFAQRMLQLLKEDK, from the coding sequence ATGGCGACTCCATTTAAACGTATCACCATTATTAGCTATTCACTGTTTCTGGTAGTTATCTCTTCGCTGATAACGGTGCTTTGCTATCACATTTTTGTCTTTAATACCTTTGCCACGGATGATTCACAAACGCAGGCTTTTCGTGAAGTCAGCGCGGCGCAAATTGCGAATAGTCCGATCAAAGACGCACACAGTATTATCGAAGTGATGTCTTACGGTTGCCATTATTGTGCGGCAAACGAAGAGAATCTGGCGGAATTTACCCGCACGCTGCCGCCGGGCAGTTCGTTTACCTCGATTCATATTACCAGTGAAAATAGTGGTCTTGCCGCTTATGCGCCGATTTTTGCCACCCTGGAAGAGATGGGGATTGAAAAGAACGTTCGTGATAGCGCCTATAACGCCGTAATTACGCGCAATGTCGATCTCGCTGATGAGAAGGCGCTGAATGCCTGGCTGGAAAAAAACAATATTGATACGGCTAAATTTAACACCTTGCGCCAGAGTGACGCGGTAAAAAATCGTCTCAGCACAATGGCGGCCATTACCGCACACTATGACATTAACGCGACGCCGATGTTTATTATCAATAAACGCTATGTGGTGGCTCAGGACAGCGAATTTCCTCAATTTGCGCAGCGCATGCTGCAATTGCTGAAAGAGGATAAATAA
- a CDS encoding ABC transporter has protein sequence MVRFFIIWSVFSFKNSAGWLYDAKRDFSQGRLLLLRKMVRYLPLPVLLTVAKGLCALRLLGRSFRLRNAVANENTRCLIGQTGRVDAAWVAVRRRLLEEAATWGQNPVLLQQVRACAAELDAVVAPLHQQNIPYILAPLHTVSDVLAAMVGACVTPGKASVVVSSSAELYNAQTRALGGIDLTYCSIHQQNKTLAGSLMGLITEVATGQQNMIIFPDISPDYTLQAEGALAAKLPCRLFGRSAKLHNGVVRLSGVIAAQVVFYHLSYDNGLHIHIHPPVSSQNVTHALPDIIESTLREYPQEWLLWHSHSLFFINH, from the coding sequence GTGGTCAGATTTTTTATTATCTGGAGCGTGTTTAGTTTTAAAAACAGCGCGGGATGGCTGTATGACGCGAAACGTGATTTTTCTCAGGGAAGGCTGCTTCTGCTGCGAAAAATGGTGCGTTACCTGCCGCTGCCTGTGTTGCTGACCGTGGCGAAAGGACTCTGTGCGCTACGGTTGCTGGGGCGTTCATTCCGTCTACGCAATGCCGTGGCAAACGAAAACACTCGCTGCCTGATCGGGCAAACCGGCCGGGTGGACGCGGCCTGGGTCGCCGTGCGTCGCCGCCTGCTGGAAGAAGCCGCGACCTGGGGACAAAACCCGGTGCTGTTACAGCAAGTCCGCGCCTGCGCGGCTGAACTCGATGCCGTTGTCGCGCCACTGCATCAGCAGAACATACCTTACATTCTGGCACCGTTACATACGGTGTCGGACGTACTGGCGGCGATGGTCGGCGCCTGCGTTACGCCAGGCAAAGCCAGCGTGGTGGTCTCTTCCAGCGCTGAACTCTATAACGCGCAGACCCGCGCGCTTGGCGGTATCGACCTTACTTACTGCTCCATCCATCAGCAGAACAAAACGCTGGCTGGCAGCCTGATGGGGCTCATCACCGAGGTCGCCACCGGGCAGCAGAACATGATTATTTTTCCCGATATTTCGCCGGACTACACCTTACAGGCCGAAGGGGCGCTGGCAGCGAAATTGCCGTGTCGTTTATTTGGTCGCAGCGCGAAGTTACACAATGGCGTGGTTCGCCTTTCCGGGGTGATTGCGGCGCAGGTGGTGTTTTATCACCTCAGTTACGACAACGGCCTGCACATCCACATTCATCCGCCGGTGAGCAGTCAGAACGTCACCCACGCGCTGCCTGACATTATTGAATCCACTCTGCGTGAATATCCGCAGGAGTGGCTCCTTTGGCACAGCCATTCTCTCTTCTTTATTAATCATTAA
- a CDS encoding peptidase domain-containing ABC transporter codes for MTTTIPNQIFQEETNECGLACVAMLAQTQGQPVSLATLRELFPASDHGTSLDTLMSILARLGIATTPVLFEHDELSSLPLPAILHYGASHYVLLAWRKGNHVCVMNPAIGEQWLPFAALKQEISGYALIVEPEQAAVADPDLPLPTTAQSAPRAMSMQETAAVPGIYRLMLLTFLVSLTLFLMPTMVSNAINQAFSSVESSSFPYGWFILAFVVSSLMALGVRVVSERFIKRFVLIHSGVGFSRLLRNPLRFFEKRAPGEIFSRFTAWQIGLLQKIELDNGLRSDWVICAIALAVMFWIAPVLAAISAVGVTVMGIISIWAVIRDRWFTQQLQLKSATLNDFFMETIQGILTVKTAGLEGQRQGQFANFSRDLFSCLQRQKVYQQVKEGLYQLTGSLEMVVFMLVVLPMVNSKMISLGDFFAYSFLRQIFTSYVTRIFYSIIQKSQLNVIDTRAHALFAPRDEDAPAPLAAQPPADTVPDLTFESLCYGYDPARPVLSSVSLSLRAGEQIAIVGESGAGKSTLLRLIAGLFSPQAGGCYAAGTTLPAQQLAQFVCLQSQEDILFNASVRENITLFDAHYRERDRGRIEALLESLALGEVVRGLPGGIDALIRESHAALSLGQRQRLLLARALYSSRPILLLDEPTANLDDDTAAIVMETIHAHCQKAGKSLIVVTHSDAILSRFQRVYQLTEGKLSPLEVNV; via the coding sequence ATGACAACCACGATCCCGAATCAGATCTTTCAGGAAGAGACCAACGAATGCGGCCTGGCGTGCGTGGCGATGCTGGCACAGACGCAGGGGCAGCCCGTTTCGCTGGCAACATTGCGCGAGCTGTTTCCGGCTTCCGATCATGGTACTTCGCTGGATACGCTGATGAGCATCCTGGCGCGACTGGGCATTGCGACGACGCCGGTGCTGTTTGAGCACGATGAGCTGAGCAGTCTGCCGCTGCCGGCCATTTTGCACTACGGCGCGAGCCACTATGTCCTGCTGGCCTGGCGCAAAGGCAACCATGTCTGCGTGATGAACCCGGCGATTGGCGAGCAGTGGCTGCCGTTTGCCGCGCTTAAGCAGGAGATCAGCGGCTATGCCCTGATTGTCGAACCTGAGCAGGCGGCTGTCGCCGACCCGGATTTACCGTTGCCGACAACCGCGCAGAGCGCGCCGCGGGCGATGAGTATGCAGGAGACCGCGGCGGTGCCGGGGATCTATCGGCTGATGCTGTTAACCTTCCTCGTCTCGCTAACGCTGTTTCTGATGCCAACGATGGTGAGCAACGCCATCAACCAGGCCTTCTCCAGCGTGGAGAGCAGCAGCTTCCCCTACGGCTGGTTTATCCTGGCGTTTGTCGTCTCTTCACTGATGGCGCTTGGAGTGCGGGTGGTTAGCGAACGCTTTATCAAACGCTTTGTGCTGATCCACAGCGGCGTGGGATTTTCCCGCCTGCTCCGCAACCCGCTGCGCTTTTTCGAAAAACGGGCGCCGGGGGAGATCTTCAGCCGCTTCACGGCCTGGCAGATTGGCCTGCTGCAAAAAATTGAACTGGATAACGGCCTGCGCTCCGACTGGGTGATCTGCGCGATCGCACTGGCGGTCATGTTCTGGATTGCGCCCGTGCTGGCGGCGATCTCCGCCGTCGGCGTCACGGTGATGGGGATCATCAGCATCTGGGCGGTGATCCGCGACCGCTGGTTCACCCAGCAACTGCAGTTGAAAAGCGCCACCCTGAACGATTTTTTCATGGAGACCATTCAGGGCATTTTGACCGTCAAAACCGCCGGACTGGAAGGTCAGCGACAGGGGCAGTTTGCCAACTTCAGCCGCGATCTATTTTCGTGTCTGCAACGCCAGAAGGTCTATCAGCAGGTGAAGGAAGGGTTGTATCAGCTCACCGGGAGTCTGGAGATGGTGGTGTTCATGCTGGTGGTCCTGCCGATGGTGAACAGCAAAATGATCTCACTGGGCGATTTTTTTGCCTATAGCTTCCTGCGGCAAATATTCACCTCCTACGTTACGCGGATTTTCTACAGCATCATTCAGAAATCTCAGTTGAATGTGATAGACACCCGCGCCCATGCGCTGTTTGCGCCGCGAGACGAAGATGCACCCGCACCGCTGGCGGCACAACCTCCCGCCGATACGGTGCCGGACCTGACGTTTGAGTCGCTGTGCTACGGCTACGATCCCGCAAGACCGGTGCTGTCGTCGGTTTCGCTGTCGCTGCGCGCGGGCGAGCAGATTGCCATTGTCGGTGAGTCCGGCGCAGGCAAGAGCACCTTACTGCGGCTGATTGCCGGACTGTTTTCTCCTCAGGCGGGAGGTTGTTATGCCGCCGGGACGACGCTCCCGGCGCAACAACTGGCGCAGTTTGTCTGCCTGCAAAGTCAGGAGGACATTCTGTTTAATGCCTCGGTTCGCGAAAACATTACCCTGTTCGATGCGCATTATCGTGAACGCGACCGTGGGCGGATTGAGGCACTGCTGGAGTCCCTCGCGCTGGGCGAGGTGGTGCGTGGATTACCAGGCGGTATCGACGCCCTGATCCGTGAAAGCCATGCGGCGCTTTCGCTCGGTCAACGTCAGCGGTTATTGCTGGCGCGTGCGCTGTACAGTTCACGTCCGATTTTGTTGCTCGACGAACCGACCGCCAATCTTGACGACGACACGGCAGCCATTGTGATGGAGACGATTCACGCGCATTGCCAGAAAGCTGGTAAGTCACTGATTGTGGTCACTCACAGCGACGCGATTCTGTCGCGGTTCCAGCGGGTTTATCAACTCACTGAAGGCAAACTCAGCCCGCTGGAGGTCAACGTATGA
- a CDS encoding efflux RND transporter periplasmic adaptor subunit: MTLKSRWLPIVCGLALAVAIGGTWMTMASTSPQENLPLETIGTGDIEKVVLVTGVLKPAVQVNVGAQVNGQLRKLYVRQGEKVQKGQLLAEIDPTLQESDLNNTRAQLASAKAQKLSAQATLLRYRQELNRQSMMLRDGSGVRSEYEQARAQYDAQVQQIDVSDAQIVQAEMAVKTAQANLSYTRIVAPIDGEVLGIVTREGQTIVSSQTAPTILVLADLDTMQVQTRISEADVQKIRPGQPLRFYVIANPDKRYTSTMGFVQPAPQEALEAPGEGGMGGNQQAMAVYYTGTFEVPNAERELKTSMTAQVFIQIAEAKNVLRVPVAALGQALDTERYTITTVEEGETRTRTIRIGINDRQYAEVLEGLQAGDRVVLAQDTVRG; this comes from the coding sequence ATGACGCTGAAATCCCGTTGGTTGCCGATCGTCTGTGGTCTGGCGCTGGCCGTCGCGATCGGTGGAACGTGGATGACGATGGCCTCGACCTCGCCGCAAGAGAATTTACCGCTGGAGACCATTGGCACTGGCGATATCGAAAAGGTGGTGCTGGTGACGGGGGTTCTGAAACCGGCGGTACAGGTTAACGTCGGCGCGCAGGTCAATGGACAACTGCGCAAACTGTACGTGCGCCAGGGCGAGAAGGTACAAAAAGGGCAACTGCTGGCGGAAATTGACCCCACTTTGCAGGAGTCAGATCTGAACAACACGCGCGCACAGTTGGCCAGCGCCAAAGCGCAAAAGCTGTCGGCGCAGGCGACGCTGTTACGTTATCGCCAGGAGCTGAACCGCCAGAGCATGATGCTGCGCGACGGTTCCGGCGTACGCAGTGAATATGAGCAGGCCAGGGCGCAATACGATGCGCAGGTGCAGCAAATTGACGTGAGCGACGCGCAGATTGTGCAGGCGGAGATGGCGGTAAAAACGGCGCAGGCCAACCTCAGCTATACCCGCATTGTGGCGCCTATCGACGGCGAAGTGCTGGGTATCGTCACCCGGGAAGGGCAGACCATCGTCTCCTCACAAACGGCACCGACCATTCTGGTACTGGCGGATCTCGATACCATGCAGGTGCAAACGCGCATCTCTGAAGCTGACGTGCAAAAAATCCGTCCCGGTCAGCCGCTGCGTTTCTACGTCATCGCCAATCCGGATAAACGCTACACCAGTACGATGGGCTTCGTGCAGCCAGCGCCGCAGGAAGCGCTGGAAGCGCCCGGCGAGGGCGGAATGGGCGGCAATCAACAGGCGATGGCGGTGTACTACACCGGCACCTTTGAAGTGCCTAACGCTGAGCGCGAGCTCAAAACGTCGATGACGGCACAGGTATTTATTCAAATCGCCGAAGCAAAGAACGTCTTGCGCGTGCCGGTCGCCGCGCTCGGGCAGGCGCTGGACACCGAGCGATACACCATCACCACCGTGGAAGAGGGGGAAACGCGCACCCGCACGATCCGCATCGGGATCAACGATCGGCAGTACGCCGAAGTGCTGGAGGGATTGCAGGCCGGCGATCGCGTGGTGCTGGCGCAGGACACGGTGCGAGGGTAG
- a CDS encoding ABC transporter permease — MEPIIVLRQVCRTFSAGSETLAVLSDISLTIHGGEMVAIVGASGSGKSTLMNIIGCLDKPSSGEVLINGTPVHDADSLHLADLRSRYLGFIFQRYHLMPYLTAEENIAIPALYTAMSETERNARTQRLACQLGLENRLQHRPAQLSGGQQQRVSICRALINGAHIILADEPTGALDSVSGKALMDVLHQLHAAGHTVIIVTHDRDVARQAQRIIEISDGRMISDVQHVAARPPIALPEQDNGRASLGRRLRESVRMAWRSLLGHRMRAFLSMLGIIIGIASVVSSMAVGEGARQAIMSEIGKLGSTTLEIHPGTGWGSKRPDMERALSMDDVRSLQALPWIMGVSPVVSSTTLAVRKGLDSSMMLSGVSQDFFALQGLRFVQGNGFTARDVAEGEPVLILDETGRDTLFPGGENPLDEIVQIGGAPWRVIGVATRPGPKVVGGFMTAWVPHTSLQQRLTGEKPLESLILRFQPPLEPHEAAQRAERHLLREHGQKDFFIQTDDQLANALQKTSDSLSLLITAIAAISLLVGGVGVMNIMLVSVTERTHEIGIRLSVGARPSDIMNQFLIEAVMICALGGLLGVFGSWVAGHLFAFATDAFSMVFTVFPVLMACGFSALIGLTFGYFPARRAARLNPTEALARE, encoded by the coding sequence ATGGAACCGATTATCGTCTTACGCCAGGTCTGCCGGACATTCAGCGCGGGGAGCGAAACGCTCGCCGTGCTGAGCGATATTTCACTGACCATCCACGGCGGTGAGATGGTGGCGATTGTGGGCGCCTCTGGTTCGGGGAAGTCGACGTTGATGAACATCATTGGCTGTCTGGACAAGCCTTCTTCCGGCGAGGTGTTGATCAATGGAACGCCGGTGCATGATGCCGACAGTTTGCATCTGGCCGATCTGCGCAGCCGCTATCTGGGGTTTATTTTTCAGCGCTATCACCTGATGCCGTATCTGACGGCGGAAGAGAACATCGCCATTCCCGCGCTGTACACCGCGATGTCAGAAACCGAACGCAACGCGCGCACCCAGCGGCTTGCGTGCCAGCTCGGCCTGGAAAACCGGCTCCAGCATCGTCCCGCCCAACTTTCGGGTGGGCAACAGCAGCGCGTGAGTATCTGCCGGGCGCTGATCAACGGTGCGCATATCATTCTGGCGGATGAACCCACCGGCGCGCTCGACAGCGTCAGCGGCAAGGCGCTGATGGACGTGCTGCATCAGTTACATGCGGCGGGACACACGGTTATCATCGTCACCCACGATCGCGACGTCGCCCGACAGGCGCAGCGAATTATTGAGATCAGCGACGGGCGGATGATTAGCGATGTTCAGCACGTCGCCGCCCGCCCCCCGATTGCGCTGCCGGAGCAGGATAACGGACGCGCCTCGCTGGGACGCCGCCTTCGTGAGTCGGTCCGCATGGCCTGGCGTTCGCTGCTCGGGCACCGGATGCGCGCGTTTCTGTCCATGCTGGGGATCATCATCGGCATCGCGTCGGTGGTGTCATCGATGGCGGTAGGCGAAGGCGCACGACAGGCGATCATGAGTGAAATAGGCAAGCTGGGAAGCACCACGCTGGAGATCCATCCCGGAACGGGGTGGGGCAGTAAGCGCCCGGATATGGAGCGCGCGCTGTCGATGGATGATGTGCGCAGCTTACAGGCGCTGCCGTGGATCATGGGCGTCTCGCCGGTGGTCAGCAGCACAACGCTCGCGGTACGCAAGGGACTTGACTCCTCCATGATGCTCTCCGGCGTTTCTCAGGATTTTTTCGCTCTGCAAGGACTGCGTTTTGTGCAGGGAAATGGCTTCACCGCGCGCGACGTCGCGGAAGGCGAACCGGTGTTGATCCTTGATGAAACCGGGCGCGATACGCTGTTTCCCGGTGGTGAAAACCCGCTTGATGAGATAGTCCAGATTGGCGGCGCGCCGTGGCGGGTAATCGGCGTGGCGACACGACCCGGCCCGAAGGTGGTGGGGGGATTTATGACCGCCTGGGTTCCGCATACGTCATTACAGCAGCGGCTCACCGGCGAAAAACCACTGGAATCGTTGATTCTGCGTTTTCAACCGCCGCTGGAGCCGCATGAGGCGGCACAACGAGCGGAGCGTCATCTGCTGCGGGAACATGGCCAGAAAGATTTCTTTATCCAGACCGACGATCAACTGGCGAACGCACTGCAAAAAACCTCTGACTCTCTGTCGCTGTTGATCACCGCCATTGCGGCGATCTCCTTGCTGGTGGGGGGCGTCGGGGTGATGAACATCATGCTGGTGTCGGTGACTGAGCGGACCCATGAAATTGGTATCCGCTTATCGGTTGGCGCGCGCCCTTCGGACATCATGAACCAGTTTCTGATTGAGGCGGTGATGATCTGCGCCCTCGGCGGCCTGCTGGGGGTTTTTGGATCGTGGGTGGCAGGGCATCTTTTCGCTTTTGCGACCGATGCGTTCTCGATGGTGTTCACCGTGTTCCCGGTGTTGATGGCCTGTGGGTTTTCCGCCCTGATTGGTCTGACGTTTGGCTATTTTCCGGCGCGCAGAGCGGCTCGCCTCAATCCAACCGAGGCGCTGGCTCGCGAATGA
- a CDS encoding TolC family protein yields the protein MKRLLLLPAFLLLAGCSSLTRSDYQRPLLSLPTQWQPATDMVSEYGWQRFGDPRLSRVIEQVLESNNDLAAAAITVQQARVAAGLTDTNMTPDVSVSGSASNSKNVRRGASSQESYSSGMTISWELDLWGKLARTREQSEWEAVASEQDYHATVLTTMGTTAQLYWLIALYNQQIRNQRDGLAISQQTVQQELSWFNAGKVGQLDVLQSQQALLERENQLRTLVQQRQNTRNALALLLNRPAEQHTDEAPALDARQQVPIVQKTPLRVIAQRPDIQAAESRLRAALAGYDASRLQFYPALSLDASLNAGSQVFSQWFSDPIRSIGGALTLPFIQWNTQQLTVKQADLAVKQAAITFRSTAYAALAEVDEAMENRLSADEQRARLHQSLALSQRRLTLTESRYRAGAVDFQTLLNAQDDLLTLENALAQTQYDYLYATLQLWLAQGGGETQYRIMKHEAE from the coding sequence ATGAAAAGACTCCTTTTGTTACCCGCATTTTTGTTGCTGGCAGGTTGTAGTTCGCTGACCCGCAGCGACTACCAGCGTCCGCTGCTGTCATTGCCCACCCAGTGGCAACCCGCTACCGACATGGTGTCGGAATACGGCTGGCAGCGTTTTGGCGATCCCCGGCTATCGCGGGTGATTGAACAGGTGCTGGAGAGCAATAACGACCTGGCTGCGGCGGCCATCACCGTGCAGCAGGCGCGCGTTGCTGCGGGGTTAACCGACACCAATATGACCCCCGACGTGTCGGTCAGCGGTTCCGCCAGCAACAGCAAAAACGTGCGCCGCGGGGCATCGTCACAGGAAAGCTACAGCAGCGGCATGACCATCTCCTGGGAACTGGACCTGTGGGGAAAACTGGCGCGAACCCGTGAACAAAGCGAATGGGAAGCGGTGGCGAGCGAGCAGGATTACCATGCGACGGTGCTCACCACGATGGGTACCACCGCCCAGCTTTACTGGCTTATCGCGCTGTATAACCAGCAGATTCGCAATCAGCGTGACGGTCTGGCTATCTCGCAACAGACCGTGCAGCAGGAGCTGTCATGGTTTAACGCCGGGAAGGTCGGTCAGCTCGATGTGTTGCAGTCGCAGCAGGCCCTGCTGGAACGAGAGAATCAGTTGCGAACGCTGGTTCAGCAGCGTCAGAACACGCGCAATGCGCTGGCGCTGTTGCTCAACAGACCGGCGGAACAGCATACCGATGAAGCGCCCGCGCTGGATGCCAGGCAGCAGGTGCCGATCGTGCAAAAAACACCGCTGCGGGTCATCGCGCAGCGGCCTGACATTCAGGCGGCGGAGTCACGCCTGCGTGCGGCGCTTGCGGGTTACGACGCCTCGCGACTGCAGTTTTATCCCGCACTTTCTCTTGATGCCTCGCTGAATGCGGGCAGCCAAGTCTTCAGTCAATGGTTCAGCGACCCGATCCGCTCGATTGGCGGCGCGCTGACGCTGCCGTTTATCCAGTGGAATACCCAACAGCTCACCGTGAAGCAGGCGGATCTCGCGGTAAAACAGGCGGCAATAACCTTTCGCTCGACGGCCTATGCGGCGCTCGCCGAAGTGGATGAGGCGATGGAGAACCGCCTGAGCGCCGATGAACAACGCGCGCGACTTCACCAGTCGCTGGCCCTCAGCCAGCGGCGTTTAACCCTGACGGAAAGCCGCTACCGCGCGGGCGCCGTGGATTTTCAGACGTTGTTGAACGCGCAGGACGATCTGTTGACGTTAGAGAACGCCCTCGCACAAACCCAATACGACTACCTCTACGCCACGCTGCAGCTCTGGCTGGCGCAAGGGGGTGGCGAAACGCAATACAGGATAATGAAACATGAAGCTGAATAA
- a CDS encoding beta-ketoacyl-[acyl-carrier-protein] synthase family protein, with the protein MKLNNEFKRVVVTGYGAVTPLGATADESWQAMMDNRLGYRYVDKTALNIKTHFLGLVDNEPSLAGIPAVIRRRLPRFARLTVGAARQAMTMAFGVRPPQEYYSTLDCGVIMGTGWAGLDESYDAQSEFATTGVASPFNCFYSMPSVTTAACSQFWGLNGYQNTVIAACATGTIAIGDAYEVIRSGRAKMMLAGAGESLTSHCAVWNIDVLGALSKEASDPRRASCPFSAHRSGFVLSEGAAVLCLEEREGALARGATILGEITGYANFSDAWDFTSPAEDCLARVQTITHALQQAELKPDQLDYINAHGTSTPLNDVNETQSLKMALGDAVWSIPVSSTKSYSGHLISAAGTFESIVCLQTIANGIIPATANFQQADECCDLDYVVEGHRAGNIRRTLNLSFGFGGANAALILEKHE; encoded by the coding sequence ATGAAGCTGAATAATGAATTTAAGCGGGTCGTCGTTACCGGGTATGGCGCCGTGACCCCACTTGGCGCGACGGCGGATGAGAGCTGGCAGGCGATGATGGATAACCGTCTGGGCTATCGCTATGTCGATAAAACGGCGCTGAATATCAAAACCCATTTTCTCGGGCTGGTGGATAACGAACCGAGCCTGGCGGGTATTCCTGCGGTTATTCGGCGTCGGCTACCGCGCTTTGCCCGGCTGACCGTCGGCGCGGCGCGTCAGGCGATGACGATGGCTTTTGGCGTCAGGCCGCCGCAGGAGTATTACAGCACGCTCGACTGCGGCGTGATCATGGGAACCGGCTGGGCAGGGCTGGACGAAAGCTACGATGCGCAAAGTGAATTTGCGACCACGGGCGTTGCTTCACCGTTTAACTGTTTTTACTCGATGCCCAGCGTCACTACCGCTGCCTGTAGTCAGTTCTGGGGGCTCAATGGTTATCAGAACACGGTCATTGCCGCCTGCGCGACGGGGACGATCGCCATTGGCGATGCTTACGAGGTGATCCGCAGCGGCAGGGCGAAGATGATGCTGGCCGGTGCCGGGGAGTCTCTCACCAGCCATTGCGCAGTGTGGAACATCGACGTGCTGGGCGCACTGAGCAAGGAAGCGTCGGATCCCCGGCGCGCCAGCTGCCCGTTCAGCGCGCATCGTAGCGGCTTTGTGCTGTCGGAAGGGGCAGCGGTGCTGTGTCTGGAAGAGCGCGAAGGGGCGCTGGCGCGTGGCGCGACGATTCTCGGCGAGATTACGGGCTACGCCAACTTCTCTGACGCCTGGGATTTCACCTCGCCAGCGGAAGACTGTCTTGCTCGCGTACAAACCATCACCCATGCGCTGCAACAGGCGGAGCTGAAGCCGGATCAACTCGACTACATCAACGCCCACGGCACCTCGACGCCGCTGAACGATGTCAATGAAACCCAGTCGCTAAAAATGGCGCTGGGTGATGCCGTATGGTCCATTCCGGTTTCCAGCACGAAATCGTATTCCGGACACTTAATTTCCGCAGCGGGCACTTTCGAGAGCATTGTCTGCCTGCAGACTATTGCCAATGGCATCATCCCTGCGACGGCCAATTTCCAGCAGGCGGATGAATGCTGCGATCTCGATTATGTGGTTGAGGGTCATCGTGCAGGCAATATCCGCCGCACGCTGAACCTGAGCTTCGGTTTTGGTGGCGCGAATGCGGCGTTGATTCTGGAGAAGCACGAATGA
- a CDS encoding MaoC/PaaZ C-terminal domain-containing protein has product MMPLHYGQQDARRWAAFSGDYNPVHFDEAWVRARGGSGLSVHGMRALLDVKRFISPPADDAPYLKCTVRLRRPLWRDTAYRLTRDVNKRVAASVREFSAEEACLSCQLTPENHLPLVDGESQRVLDTSALAALHQTFMPLLPDAQQWHFLDALLFRHLLQDPALLRQQAIAAILPTCQTMDALFSHFPVVQTHQEVIFDSHLLAPWQAESLPENLEIDTLPALVVGDLASGAVVVRIAARTCYQHHYISNAVTLKVGALTKGKSNEPA; this is encoded by the coding sequence ATGATGCCACTTCATTATGGTCAACAGGATGCCCGGCGCTGGGCCGCGTTTTCGGGTGACTACAATCCGGTGCATTTTGACGAGGCGTGGGTGAGAGCGCGAGGGGGAAGTGGGCTTAGCGTGCATGGTATGCGCGCCTTGCTGGACGTAAAGCGGTTTATCAGCCCACCGGCCGACGACGCCCCGTATCTGAAATGTACTGTACGTTTACGCCGACCGCTGTGGCGGGATACCGCCTATCGCCTGACGCGTGATGTGAATAAACGTGTTGCGGCATCGGTGCGCGAGTTTTCTGCCGAAGAGGCCTGCCTTTCCTGCCAGCTCACACCAGAGAACCACCTGCCGTTAGTCGATGGCGAAAGCCAGCGGGTGCTGGATACCTCGGCGCTGGCCGCGCTGCATCAGACATTCATGCCGCTGCTTCCCGACGCTCAGCAGTGGCATTTTCTCGATGCCTTGCTGTTTCGTCATCTTCTTCAGGATCCCGCGCTGTTACGCCAGCAGGCCATTGCCGCCATTCTGCCGACGTGTCAGACGATGGATGCGCTGTTTTCTCACTTTCCCGTCGTACAGACCCATCAGGAAGTCATTTTCGACAGCCATCTGCTGGCCCCCTGGCAAGCAGAGTCGCTGCCGGAAAACCTTGAGATCGACACGTTGCCCGCCCTGGTGGTTGGCGACCTTGCGAGTGGCGCGGTGGTGGTGCGAATCGCCGCGCGAACCTGTTATCAACATCACTACATTAGCAATGCCGTGACGCTTAAAGTCGGCGCGCTGACAAAAGGAAAATCGAATGAGCCAGCATGA
- a CDS encoding acyl carrier protein — protein sequence MSQHEMIYDKISEMICDAKDLSPEALTPETTLPELELDSLDYVELMVLAKREFNVTLNPEMFMKNPTMTLRELSQRIAQEMAG from the coding sequence ATGAGCCAGCATGAAATGATCTACGACAAAATCAGTGAAATGATCTGCGACGCAAAAGACCTGTCGCCGGAGGCGCTGACGCCCGAGACGACGCTGCCGGAACTGGAACTGGACAGTCTCGACTACGTTGAGCTGATGGTGCTGGCGAAGCGTGAATTTAACGTCACGCTTAATCCCGAAATGTTTATGAAAAATCCAACCATGACGCTTCGCGAACTCAGCCAGCGCATTGCGCAGGAAATGGCAGGTTGA